One genomic window of Corynebacterium sp. sy039 includes the following:
- a CDS encoding CrcB family protein yields MLNVFVLIGGAFCGGALRYAMKKYAQHKHIRSLWATLLANAVSCFVLSLAVHAQTSDDHALFFQLFCVVGFCGALSTWSTLAQELGSLVKSHSYTLCAGYFSLTCICSVGAYVLGSPIAAAIFAT; encoded by the coding sequence ATGCTTAATGTCTTTGTTCTCATCGGTGGGGCATTCTGCGGCGGCGCACTACGTTATGCGATGAAGAAATATGCGCAGCACAAGCATATTCGCTCATTGTGGGCAACGCTCTTAGCCAATGCAGTGTCATGTTTTGTGCTCAGTCTTGCAGTCCACGCACAAACTTCCGACGATCACGCACTATTCTTTCAACTCTTCTGTGTTGTTGGGTTCTGTGGTGCCCTATCCACCTGGTCTACCTTGGCACAAGAATTAGGCAGCTTGGTGAAATCACATTCTTATACATTGTGCGCGGGCTATTTTTCCCTCACCTGTATCTGCTCTGTGGGAGCTTATGTGCTTGGCAGTCCCATTGCCGCCGCAATTTTCGCTACCTGA
- a CDS encoding energy-coupling factor transporter transmembrane protein EcfT: MNVLAPVNPVTRIIGIALATTPLLLSIDWLSATIAIILSCIAAPICGVRFGYLIRRSIPLLIITPLTGISMLLYARPGGKEYFSFLSMHITDNSIALSIAIMLRVLAFGLPVVVLSARIDPTDLGDGLAQILHLPARFIIAAVSATRLISLVSDDAASIRRARRSRGVAQQNKIRTALGMSFSVLVSALRRGAKLSTAMEARGFGRTDIKRTWARPARLHTRDFIVLIACILMPVIALVSAYYAGTFSFLGMS, encoded by the coding sequence ATGAATGTACTTGCCCCGGTGAACCCCGTGACCAGAATCATCGGCATTGCGCTTGCTACCACACCATTGCTGCTCAGCATTGACTGGCTCTCTGCAACCATCGCCATCATTCTGAGTTGCATCGCAGCGCCAATATGCGGCGTACGCTTTGGCTACCTCATACGTCGCAGTATTCCCTTATTGATCATTACGCCACTCACAGGTATATCAATGTTGCTCTATGCGCGCCCAGGGGGCAAGGAGTATTTTTCTTTTCTGAGCATGCACATCACTGATAATTCCATTGCACTTAGCATTGCCATCATGCTGCGGGTTCTTGCATTTGGTCTGCCAGTCGTGGTACTTTCTGCCCGCATTGATCCCACCGATCTTGGGGACGGGCTGGCACAAATACTACATTTACCTGCTCGGTTCATCATTGCGGCGGTGTCGGCAACCAGGTTGATCAGTTTGGTAAGTGATGATGCTGCAAGTATCAGGCGTGCCAGGAGATCACGAGGTGTCGCTCAGCAGAATAAAATACGTACTGCGTTGGGAATGTCCTTTAGCGTGTTAGTTTCAGCACTGCGTCGGGGGGCAAAACTATCCACAGCTATGGAAGCCCGAGGTTTTGGTCGCACTGACATTAAACGTACCTGGGCACGTCCAGCACGCCTGCATACCAGAGACTTTATCGTGCTGATAGCCTGCATACTCATGCCCGTTATCGCACTAGTTTCTGCCTACTATGCTGGCACGTTTAGTTTTTTAGGAATGTCATGA
- a CDS encoding ABC transporter ATP-binding protein, whose protein sequence is MSECVIEAKNFSWRHATRKDPAFSPLSFRINRGECILLSGASGAGKSTLLSAIAGVLGGAEEGEQSGSLEVAGLVGLVLQDPNSQVIASRVGDDVAFGCENLGMPTASIWHRVHEALTLVGLDMPLDTPTRYLSGGQKQRLALAGVIAMGADIIILDEPTANIDPQGRQEVRAAVEKLLSNRDVTVLIVEHRTALWHNLATRFLSLDKHGIHELPPEHLPQALTLPPAQPERAQAEPLIQVQHVRTITNREHTFDVPLGASTVLTGPNGVGKTQLAMVLSGIDAPRVGTLLVHEKIAKGLHTPPHKWKSAQLVHRIGTVFQNPEHQFLARTVAEDLLLSGSSERAEELLHRLRLDHVRDAHPFTLSGGEKRRLSVATALMGKPELLVLDEPTFGQDPATFAALTQLLRELNDEGVSIFSITHDEQFIATLGDKHIHIDPLHTPSHIAGTPHASASRTPSHAPRNNS, encoded by the coding sequence GTGTCAGAGTGCGTCATCGAGGCAAAGAACTTTTCTTGGCGTCATGCCACAAGAAAAGATCCAGCTTTTTCTCCCCTCAGTTTTCGCATTAACCGAGGCGAGTGCATATTGCTTAGCGGAGCGTCGGGTGCTGGAAAATCCACCTTGCTCAGTGCAATAGCCGGGGTGCTCGGCGGGGCAGAAGAAGGCGAACAGTCCGGTAGTTTAGAGGTTGCTGGACTTGTAGGTTTAGTGCTCCAAGACCCAAATTCGCAGGTCATTGCATCCCGAGTAGGTGATGACGTGGCGTTTGGGTGTGAAAATCTCGGTATGCCAACTGCGAGCATATGGCACCGAGTACATGAGGCATTGACTCTTGTTGGACTCGATATGCCTCTTGACACGCCAACCCGCTATCTTTCCGGTGGGCAAAAGCAGCGTCTAGCGTTGGCAGGGGTCATTGCTATGGGAGCAGATATTATTATCCTCGACGAACCCACCGCTAACATTGATCCTCAAGGTCGCCAAGAAGTACGCGCTGCCGTCGAAAAGCTGCTGAGTAATCGTGATGTTACTGTGCTGATTGTAGAGCACCGCACCGCACTATGGCACAACCTTGCCACACGGTTTTTATCACTTGACAAGCACGGCATTCACGAGCTCCCCCCGGAGCACCTGCCCCAAGCACTGACCCTGCCCCCCGCTCAACCAGAGCGCGCTCAGGCTGAACCGCTCATTCAGGTGCAACACGTGCGTACTATTACTAATCGCGAGCATACTTTCGACGTTCCGCTGGGGGCTTCCACTGTGCTTACTGGGCCCAATGGGGTAGGAAAAACTCAACTCGCGATGGTGTTATCGGGAATCGACGCTCCTAGAGTAGGAACTTTGCTTGTGCATGAGAAAATAGCCAAAGGACTGCACACCCCGCCACACAAGTGGAAATCTGCCCAGTTGGTGCACCGAATCGGCACGGTATTCCAAAATCCAGAACACCAATTTTTAGCAAGAACTGTGGCAGAAGATTTATTGCTGAGCGGGAGTAGTGAGCGAGCAGAAGAATTACTACATAGATTACGGCTTGACCACGTACGTGACGCACACCCTTTTACCTTATCCGGTGGCGAAAAACGACGATTATCAGTGGCAACAGCACTGATGGGCAAACCTGAACTGCTCGTACTTGACGAACCAACATTCGGACAAGACCCCGCCACATTTGCAGCACTTACTCAGTTACTACGCGAACTCAATGACGAAGGCGTGAGCATTTTTTCCATTACCCATGATGAACAATTCATCGCTACCCTAGGCGACAAACACATTCACATTGATCCTCTTCACACTCCTTCTCACATAGCAGGTACCCCGCACGCATCTGCCAGCCGAACCCCCAGTCACGCGCCAAGGAATAACTCATGA
- a CDS encoding ECF transporter S component, with translation MRTTQWRVIDIVIASVLGLACGFIFVLWNSAGYAWFKVMDALTPGLGGLTTGIWLIGGVVGGLVIRKPGAALYVETFASIVSMLLGSQWAISTIYSGLAQGLGAELIFLLFVYKNFKLSAAMLAGAGAGVGAFILELFTSGNAALSLSFNIIYLVCLIISGMILAGIVGFYLVQALAKTGALDRFAVGRELRGRV, from the coding sequence ATGCGCACTACTCAATGGCGCGTTATTGATATTGTTATTGCCAGTGTTCTCGGGCTTGCCTGCGGATTCATCTTTGTATTGTGGAACTCGGCAGGATACGCCTGGTTCAAGGTTATGGATGCACTTACTCCCGGATTAGGCGGGCTTACCACAGGAATCTGGCTCATCGGCGGAGTAGTCGGCGGGCTAGTCATCCGTAAACCAGGTGCTGCCCTCTATGTAGAAACCTTTGCATCCATTGTGTCCATGCTTCTTGGCAGCCAGTGGGCAATCAGCACTATTTATTCTGGTCTGGCACAAGGACTAGGGGCAGAATTAATTTTCTTATTATTTGTCTACAAAAACTTCAAGCTCAGTGCCGCTATGCTAGCTGGTGCTGGCGCTGGTGTTGGTGCTTTTATTTTGGAACTATTCACTAGCGGAAACGCAGCATTATCGCTGAGTTTTAATATTATTTATCTTGTTTGCCTCATCATCTCTGGAATGATCCTCGCCGGTATTGTCGGTTTTTACTTGGTGCAAGCACTGGCAAAAACCGGTGCCCTTGACCGCTTTGCTGTTGGTCGAGAACTACGCGGTCGAGTATAA
- the cmrA gene encoding mycolate reductase (Catalyzes the final step in mycolic acid biosynthesis.), giving the protein MSALPTPSISARALVTGASQGIGMALARGLARMGHNLILVARRKEVLEEFAAELEKRHAISAEVYACDLADSAQRQELIAHIAEQEINIIINSAGIASFGPFIEQQWDYETQQFELNATAVFELTHAVLPGMIERGNGAICNVGSAAGNIPIPNNATYVLTKAGINAFTEALHYELKGTGVSCTLLAPGPVREAVVPESEQSIVDKVVPDFLWTTYESCAEETLAAMAKGRRRVVPGPLSKAMNVISSVAPTAILSPIIGNFYKKMGNDA; this is encoded by the coding sequence ATCTCTGCCCTGCCCACCCCTAGTATTTCTGCTCGTGCTCTGGTAACTGGGGCGAGCCAAGGAATTGGAATGGCGCTGGCACGTGGACTTGCGCGCATGGGGCATAATCTCATTTTGGTAGCGCGTCGCAAAGAAGTCCTAGAGGAGTTTGCAGCTGAACTAGAAAAACGTCATGCTATTAGCGCAGAGGTCTATGCTTGTGACCTTGCAGATAGTGCACAGCGCCAAGAACTCATTGCGCATATTGCAGAACAAGAAATCAATATCATTATCAATTCTGCTGGTATCGCTAGTTTTGGTCCTTTTATTGAGCAACAGTGGGATTATGAAACACAGCAATTTGAGCTTAACGCCACAGCGGTTTTTGAGCTCACTCATGCAGTATTACCAGGCATGATTGAACGTGGTAATGGCGCTATTTGTAATGTGGGTTCTGCTGCTGGAAATATCCCTATTCCGAATAATGCCACCTATGTGCTCACTAAAGCAGGAATCAATGCTTTTACCGAGGCTTTGCACTATGAACTCAAAGGCACAGGGGTAAGTTGTACTCTCCTTGCTCCAGGTCCAGTACGTGAGGCTGTGGTTCCAGAATCTGAGCAGTCGATCGTCGATAAGGTCGTGCCTGATTTCTTATGGACAACCTATGAGTCTTGCGCAGAAGAAACTTTAGCAGCTATGGCAAAGGGGCGTCGTCGAGTAGTTCCTGGACCTTTGTCTAAGGCCATGAATGTTATTTCTTCGGTGGCGCCAACAGCAATTTTGTCACCGATTATCGGTAATTTTTATAAGAAAATGGGCAATGACGCTTAA
- the orn gene encoding oligoribonuclease, which translates to MTISPETPDQPLADKDNRLVWIDLEMTGLDVHKHTIVEIAALITDANLNILGQGLDLVIHADEQQLAHMDSYVTDMHTSSGLLAEIQRSTLTLEEAEQRVIELIHTYCGTEHPMPLAGNSIAVDRSFIREYMPKLDSVLHYRMIDVSSFKELAKRWQPQVYYHQPQKALSHRALTDIVESVRELAYYREALLKESTDTQSAQAASDSVTEAYQHFL; encoded by the coding sequence ATGACTATCTCCCCCGAAACACCGGATCAGCCGCTTGCCGACAAAGACAATCGCTTAGTGTGGATTGATCTCGAGATGACTGGTCTTGATGTCCACAAGCACACCATCGTCGAAATAGCAGCACTCATTACCGACGCCAACCTGAACATTCTTGGTCAAGGTCTTGATTTGGTTATCCATGCTGATGAGCAGCAACTAGCCCACATGGATAGTTACGTCACTGATATGCATACCTCGTCTGGTCTTCTAGCAGAGATACAGCGTTCGACGCTGACCTTAGAAGAAGCCGAGCAACGCGTTATCGAGCTTATCCATACTTATTGTGGTACTGAACATCCTATGCCATTAGCAGGCAATTCCATTGCTGTCGATCGTTCTTTTATCCGCGAATATATGCCTAAACTCGATAGTGTGCTGCATTATCGCATGATTGACGTTTCTTCATTCAAGGAATTGGCAAAGCGGTGGCAGCCTCAGGTGTACTATCACCAGCCGCAAAAAGCACTGAGCCATCGCGCGCTCACTGATATTGTGGAATCTGTCCGCGAACTTGCTTATTATCGTGAGGCTTTATTAAAAGAGAGCACGGATACACAAAGCGCACAGGCAGCTAGTGACAGCGTTACCGAGGCCTACCAGCATTTTTTGTAA
- a CDS encoding cation:proton antiporter produces the protein MLSASANTAETGTHALVSFAWIMAAALAAPILSWATRKHIPAVVFLLVLGVIIGPHVLGLARNDSSIDMLKELGLGLLFLLAGFEIDLDTMKDKAGKSALITWVVCMVFSFFGALLVVGADDTSAAIVLAIALTSTALGTLMPILKQQGWLATPIGRRVMIHGAIGELAPIMAMALLLSTRSTFLTAIVLALFFLIALFVAFLPRTVRFFAPWVRRAMIDGASATNQTVVRAVLLMLAILMSAAAVFQLDVVLGAFAAGIILKQLVPENLRSALEERLDVLGYGLLIPVFFVVSGMGIDIGAVAQAPFAPIILVAVILLTRGVPIMIQELFFAKDTQLETWQDKVQVGFYSATGLPIIVAVTEVATHSHIISAQYGSLLVAAGAATVLVFPLLAAAVGRAAVHKKPSREKQRADKHEQEKSM, from the coding sequence ATGCTTAGCGCTAGTGCTAACACTGCTGAAACAGGCACGCACGCTCTGGTATCTTTCGCCTGGATCATGGCTGCTGCTTTAGCCGCACCTATTCTGTCGTGGGCAACAAGAAAACATATTCCTGCTGTGGTGTTTTTACTCGTGCTGGGTGTGATTATCGGACCCCATGTATTAGGTTTGGCACGCAATGATTCCAGCATTGATATGCTCAAAGAACTAGGGCTGGGGCTTTTATTCTTGCTTGCCGGGTTCGAGATAGACCTGGACACCATGAAAGATAAAGCAGGTAAAAGTGCCCTGATAACCTGGGTAGTCTGCATGGTCTTTAGCTTTTTTGGTGCCTTACTTGTAGTAGGTGCTGATGACACATCAGCGGCAATTGTATTAGCGATCGCATTGACCTCTACCGCACTAGGTACGCTTATGCCGATTCTGAAACAACAAGGCTGGTTAGCAACACCGATTGGTCGTCGGGTGATGATTCATGGTGCCATCGGCGAACTTGCGCCTATCATGGCGATGGCACTGCTGCTTTCTACTCGTAGCACTTTTCTCACGGCGATTGTGCTCGCGCTCTTCTTCCTCATTGCCTTATTTGTCGCATTTTTGCCACGTACTGTACGGTTCTTTGCGCCTTGGGTGCGTCGTGCCATGATCGATGGGGCGAGCGCTACTAACCAAACAGTCGTGCGTGCAGTGCTACTCATGCTGGCAATTTTGATGTCTGCTGCTGCGGTATTCCAACTCGACGTGGTGCTTGGGGCGTTTGCTGCCGGTATTATCCTCAAGCAATTAGTGCCGGAGAATCTGCGTTCTGCGCTAGAAGAGCGTCTCGACGTGCTGGGCTACGGATTACTCATCCCAGTGTTTTTCGTAGTGTCTGGGATGGGAATTGATATTGGTGCTGTAGCACAAGCGCCATTTGCGCCGATTATCCTAGTGGCAGTGATTCTGCTGACTCGTGGTGTGCCGATTATGATTCAGGAGCTTTTCTTCGCCAAGGACACTCAGCTAGAGACTTGGCAGGACAAAGTGCAGGTAGGTTTCTATTCTGCTACTGGGTTGCCCATCATTGTTGCTGTAACAGAAGTTGCAACACATTCGCATATCATCAGTGCTCAATATGGATCATTGCTGGTCGCTGCTGGAGCAGCAACAGTGTTGGTCTTTCCACTATTGGCAGCTGCTGTTGGGCGAGCAGCGGTGCATAAAAAGCCAAGCCGAGAAAAGCAAAGAGCAGACAAGCATGAACAAGAAAAATCTATGTAG
- a CDS encoding Ig-like domain-containing protein, giving the protein MFHSSIKRIAAAFLCLSFTLSACSHGSADTANTAHNTVKTSQAPRQKLAPAASVKDGETDINPKEIISVTSRGDGLKKVTMTNENGKVVAAQLSDDKKEWKSAEPLGYGRTYTIAAVDNNGKELHTSFSTVSPYDTVALSMTPLPDSVVGVGQTINFVFGYDVANRKAVQDAIKITTEPKVEGAFYWIASNELRWRPREFWAPGTKVHVAADLYGVNIGDDIYGTADVTNNFTIGDRVEAIADDNTKTMTVYKNGELLRSIPISMGSSQWPTPNGVYMIGDLNPEMVMDSTTYGLSLEAGGYKTKVKYASQMSYDGIYVHAAPWSVWAQGVQNTSHGCINVSTDNAQWFQGLVKRGDIVTVKNTIGGFMSGYDGLGSWNIPWETWKAGNAQPNNAQ; this is encoded by the coding sequence GTGTTTCATAGCAGTATTAAGCGTATAGCAGCAGCTTTTCTTTGTTTATCTTTCACGCTTAGTGCTTGTTCACATGGCAGTGCTGATACTGCAAACACAGCTCATAACACAGTAAAAACTTCACAAGCTCCTCGGCAAAAACTTGCTCCTGCTGCAAGTGTGAAAGACGGAGAGACAGACATTAACCCTAAAGAGATTATCTCGGTTACATCTCGTGGTGATGGTCTAAAAAAGGTCACTATGACCAACGAGAATGGCAAAGTGGTTGCCGCCCAGCTTTCCGACGATAAAAAAGAGTGGAAATCTGCTGAACCACTAGGCTATGGTCGCACCTATACCATTGCAGCCGTCGACAATAATGGCAAAGAACTCCATACTTCCTTTTCTACCGTGTCTCCTTATGACACAGTCGCATTATCCATGACACCTCTGCCGGATTCTGTGGTAGGGGTTGGTCAAACTATTAACTTTGTATTCGGTTATGACGTAGCCAACCGCAAAGCAGTGCAAGACGCGATAAAAATTACGACGGAACCAAAGGTAGAGGGGGCATTCTATTGGATTGCCTCTAATGAATTACGCTGGCGTCCACGAGAATTCTGGGCACCAGGAACCAAAGTGCACGTGGCAGCAGATCTCTATGGCGTCAACATTGGTGATGATATTTATGGCACCGCTGATGTCACCAATAATTTCACCATTGGCGATCGCGTAGAAGCAATCGCTGATGATAACACTAAAACTATGACCGTCTACAAGAACGGTGAACTATTGCGTAGCATCCCAATATCTATGGGATCAAGCCAGTGGCCAACCCCCAATGGCGTGTATATGATCGGCGACCTGAACCCAGAGATGGTCATGGACTCGACCACTTATGGATTATCTTTGGAAGCCGGAGGATACAAAACAAAGGTGAAGTATGCTTCACAAATGTCTTATGATGGCATTTATGTTCATGCTGCGCCTTGGTCAGTATGGGCACAAGGAGTACAAAACACATCACATGGCTGTATCAATGTCTCAACTGATAATGCACAATGGTTCCAAGGCTTAGTTAAGCGTGGAGATATCGTCACAGTAAAGAACACCATTGGTGGCTTTATGAGTGGATATGATGGCTTGGGTAGTTGGAATATCCCGTGGGAGACATGGAAAGCAGGTAATGCGCAGCCGAATAATGCCCAATAG
- a CDS encoding FAD-dependent oxidoreductase, whose amino-acid sequence MDVQPSRVVEVDYAVVGVGTMGSMALWQLSELAPAGSTILGIEQFGRIHTRGSYTGESRLFRVALKEGQEFVSFAQQARQLWLDLNEKSGRDVFLPIGALSIGPADYRTIVATQEAIDEFALPHEYFNAEQLRQRFPQFSIDDTDIGILDPQGGAIRPEVAVATATQQALNNGAQLWTHTKVIGVDKHGCEGIVLRTDRGTVKARHAIFTLGSWAGELFPELRAAITVRPLVLTWFMPRTPAAFLPDTLPIFLYDKPHADGTSFHIYGAPSIDGFSVKFSTELLSEVRATHPDDIPATVSDQVLNAFAQRVAETVTDFYPDVARLSMHHDGFTSTGHAIIDTQPDQSFSIAVGMSGTGMKFAPYFGQLAARLALSGDTQLRPDFLSMAAHLS is encoded by the coding sequence ATGGACGTGCAACCTAGCAGGGTGGTAGAGGTTGATTATGCCGTTGTAGGTGTGGGAACAATGGGGTCGATGGCACTGTGGCAATTATCAGAATTGGCGCCCGCGGGCAGCACAATTTTAGGCATTGAGCAGTTTGGTCGTATCCATACTCGTGGCAGCTATACCGGGGAGTCTCGACTTTTTCGCGTAGCACTTAAAGAGGGACAAGAATTCGTCTCTTTTGCGCAACAAGCACGCCAATTGTGGTTGGATCTGAATGAAAAATCTGGGCGAGATGTCTTTTTGCCCATTGGTGCCTTAAGTATCGGTCCGGCTGATTATCGCACTATAGTCGCAACGCAGGAGGCAATCGACGAGTTTGCATTACCTCATGAATACTTTAATGCTGAACAACTACGGCAACGCTTTCCACAATTTAGCATTGACGACACTGACATCGGCATTCTCGACCCACAAGGTGGCGCCATTCGACCTGAGGTAGCTGTGGCAACAGCCACGCAACAAGCGCTCAACAATGGAGCACAGTTATGGACACACACCAAAGTGATAGGCGTCGATAAGCATGGCTGTGAGGGCATTGTGCTGCGTACCGATCGCGGCACTGTCAAAGCACGACACGCTATTTTTACCCTAGGATCGTGGGCGGGTGAATTATTCCCCGAATTGCGTGCAGCCATTACAGTGCGACCACTCGTACTGACGTGGTTCATGCCCCGAACACCCGCTGCATTCTTGCCTGACACATTGCCCATTTTTCTCTACGACAAGCCTCATGCTGACGGGACAAGTTTCCACATCTATGGCGCGCCCAGCATAGATGGGTTTAGTGTCAAGTTCTCCACGGAACTATTGTCTGAGGTACGTGCCACACATCCAGATGATATACCTGCGACGGTATCCGACCAGGTGCTCAACGCCTTTGCGCAACGAGTAGCAGAGACAGTGACAGATTTCTATCCAGATGTGGCACGGTTGAGTATGCATCATGATGGTTTTACCTCCACAGGTCATGCAATTATTGATACTCAACCAGATCAGTCTTTTAGCATTGCTGTGGGAATGTCGGGCACTGGTATGAAATTTGCGCCTTATTTTGGGCAGCTTGCTGCACGTCTGGCCTTAAGTGGTGATACCCAGTTGCGACCAGATTTCTTGAGTATGGCTGCTCATTTATCGTGA
- a CDS encoding tyramine oxidase subunit B, with product MSQTSAHTRLDTLFLSEPDMIAAGVTDMPACVDTMEEVFRCLSVEDYRMAGKNNNSHGAMVVFPESSPHPQMPLDATDRRFMAMPAYLGGSFHRAGVKWYGSNVENRNHGLPRSIHMFVLNDAVTGAPLSIMSANLLSSYRTGAISGVGARYLAREDAKVVSIIGPGVMGKTALEAFVAARPGLNTLKVKGRGADSLRSFIAWVKETLPQFTTIITAETIEEAVRDSDIVSVCSTAAAGSANYPMIEAEWIKAGALITAPGCANFNNEYLSSGKVRMVVDNRGLYEAWLEEYSPQAFEDVGIIGVKFLQMEQDGDLTPGIVTDIGQIITNEKPARTSEEEVIIFSVGGMPVEDVAWASYVYDRARELGIGTWLNIWHTPELA from the coding sequence ATGTCGCAGACCTCAGCACATACTCGACTCGATACCTTATTCCTCAGCGAACCAGACATGATTGCCGCTGGCGTAACAGATATGCCAGCGTGCGTAGACACAATGGAAGAAGTTTTTAGATGCCTTAGCGTCGAGGACTATCGCATGGCTGGGAAAAATAATAATTCACACGGGGCAATGGTGGTATTCCCAGAATCTTCCCCACATCCACAGATGCCGCTCGATGCGACCGATCGTCGATTCATGGCAATGCCAGCATATCTAGGCGGTTCTTTCCACCGAGCAGGCGTGAAATGGTATGGCTCTAACGTCGAAAATCGCAATCATGGTTTACCACGCTCAATTCATATGTTCGTGCTTAACGACGCGGTGACAGGGGCACCACTTTCCATTATGAGCGCTAATCTATTGTCCTCCTATCGCACTGGCGCAATTAGCGGAGTAGGCGCACGGTATTTAGCCCGAGAAGATGCCAAAGTAGTAAGCATTATTGGCCCTGGAGTCATGGGCAAGACAGCTCTCGAGGCTTTTGTTGCCGCGCGACCTGGGCTAAATACTCTCAAAGTTAAAGGTCGTGGTGCAGATTCACTTCGTTCTTTTATCGCGTGGGTCAAAGAAACACTGCCGCAGTTTACTACCATTATCACGGCAGAAACAATAGAAGAAGCAGTGCGTGACTCCGATATAGTCAGCGTATGCTCCACAGCTGCAGCAGGCTCTGCAAATTATCCCATGATTGAAGCTGAATGGATCAAAGCTGGTGCTCTCATTACAGCTCCGGGTTGTGCGAACTTTAATAATGAATACCTCAGCTCTGGAAAAGTACGCATGGTGGTAGACAATAGAGGACTCTATGAAGCATGGCTAGAAGAATACAGCCCTCAGGCTTTCGAGGACGTTGGAATCATTGGAGTGAAGTTCCTACAAATGGAACAAGACGGTGACCTTACTCCTGGAATAGTCACGGATATAGGGCAGATCATTACCAACGAAAAACCTGCGCGTACCAGCGAAGAAGAGGTGATTATCTTCTCTGTTGGCGGTATGCCTGTCGAAGATGTTGCCTGGGCGTCCTATGTATACGATCGTGCGCGTGAGTTAGGCATTGGCACATGGCTCAACATATGGCACACCCCTGAATTGGCATAG